A window of Gavia stellata isolate bGavSte3 chromosome 21, bGavSte3.hap2, whole genome shotgun sequence contains these coding sequences:
- the LOC104263553 gene encoding solute carrier family 2, facilitated glucose transporter member 11 — protein sequence MATFFSDLVQFRGLFQMILVLGIGGSFPYGFHISVINYPSVHIRKFINETWIERHGFPLHPDTVMLLWSFIVSVYGIGGFLGSLCCGYLTTKYRKKKCQMCTNMIMLVAALFMAFSKTAKSFEMILVGRFLYGIGTGFSLNIHPQYVGEISPKKLRGFTNSTVAVFLTLGKLTGQVIGLREILGSEALWPWLLASSGLSALVQLVTLPFFPDSPSYLLIQKGNEEACRKAIRKLWGEGDHQGEIDDIMKEKVAMTSKKTLRVLEVIKERSLRWQLYILMIVMTTLQLCGINAIYFYSFEVFHTAKFEEYLIPYVSLGVGLCECLSSILCSTLIDRFGRKVLLWGGYTLMCSVLALLTMTLSLQHQFFWMHYFSVILIFLFVIFYGIGPSGATISIMVEIFSQSFRPSAFLIVGCINWMGLFVLGMIFPLIVDNLGPFCFLIFLGILALSAIFIYMYLPETKGKSIMEIKAEFNKLNFGKKETSVAENNFPKEQLFCTKL from the exons ATGGCTACCTTCTTCTCTGACCTG gtTCAGTTCCGGGGACTATTTCAAATGATCTTAGTGCTGGGAATTGGTGGTAGTTTCCCATATGGATTCCACATTTCTGTCATCAATTATCCCTCTGTG cacatCAGAAAGTTTATTAATGAAACCTGGATAGAGCGACATGGCTTTCCCCTCCATCCTGACACAGTCATGCTGTTGTGGTCCTTCATTGTGTCTGTTTATGGGATAGGAGGATTCCTGGGGAGCCTCTGCTGTGGCTACCTGACTACAAAATACAGGAA aaaaaagtGCCAGATGTGCACCAACATGATCATGCTGGTAGCTGCACTTTTCATGGCCTTCAGTAAAACAGCCAAATCCTTTGAGATGATTCTGGTCGGACGCTTTCTCTATGGCATCGGTACAG GTTTTTCTCTCAATATACATCCTCAGTATGTAGGAGAGATTTCACCCAAGAAGCTGCGTGGATTTACCAACTCCACAGTTGCTGTTTTTCTGACACTGGGAAAACTCACAGGACAGGTTATTGGACTACG GGAGATTTTAGGAAGCGAAGCTTTGTGGCCGTGGTTGTTAGCATCTAGTGGACTGTCAGCATTGGTTCAACTGGTTACCCTCCCATTTTTCCCTGATTCACCATCCTACCTCCTGATACAGAAGGGTAATGAGGAAGCCTGCAGGAAAG CCATCAGGAAGCTCTGGGGGGAAGGAGACCATCAAGGAGAAATTGATGACATTATGAAGGAGAAGGTTGCAAtgacaagcaaaaaaaccttgCGTGTCCTAGAAGTAATAAAAGAGCGATCTTTGCGCTGGCAACTTTACATCTTGATGATTGTCATGACCACCTTGCAGCTCTGTGGAATCAATGCA aTATACTTCTATTCTTTTGAAGTATTCCACACAGCCAAGTTTGAAGAGTACCTTATCCCATACGTGTCCCTGGGAGTTGGGTTGTGTGAATGCTTATCCTCTATACTGTGT agcaCCCTTATAGACCGATTTGGGAGGAAGGTGCTTCTATGGGGAGGATACACGCTGATGTGTTCTGTGCTAGCGCTCCTTACCATGACCCTGTCACTGCAG CATCAGTTTTTCTGGATGCATTACTTCAGTGTTATCTTGATCTTCCTATTCGTCATCTTCTATGGAATTGGACCAT ctggagCCACTATATCTATCATGGTTGAAATCTTCAGCCAGTCATTCAGACCATCAGCCTTTCTGATTGTTGGCTGCATCAACTGGATGGGGTTGTTTGTACTTGGGATGATTTTTCCATTGATTGTT GATAACCTTGGACCCTTCTGCTTCCTTATCTTTTTGGGAATCCTTGCTTTATCAGCAATTTTCATCTACATGTATCTCCCCGAGACCAAGGGAAAGTCAATCATGGAAATAAAAGCGGAGTTCAACAAGctgaattttggaaaaaaagaaacctcagtCGCTGAAAATAACTTTCCTAAGGAACAGTTGTTCTGCACCAAACTCTGA